One window of Mucilaginibacter inviolabilis genomic DNA carries:
- a CDS encoding amidophosphoribosyltransferase has protein sequence MSDQIKHECGVAFIRLLKPLSYYQKKYGTALYGLNKLYLLMEKQHNRGQDGAGVATIKLDIEPGKRYISRHRSMASNAVADIFEYIQKKFADIQKEAPEKLADTEWLKENVSFTGEVLLGHLRYGTHGKNSIESCHPFLRQNNWMTRNLVIAGNFNMTNVDELLQQLYALGQHPKERADTITVLEKIGHFLDTENQGLFDQYKREGLDDNMEISKLIANDMDVAKILRKSAKNWDGGYTIAGIIGHGDAFVMRDPVGIRPAYYYYNDEIVVAASERPAIQTAFNIPVEDIKEIRPGHALIVKKNGKITEDMFSEPLEKKACSFERIYFSRGSDSSIYRERKQLGRLLCPQILNAVDNDIKNTVFSYIPNTAEVAFYGMVEGIHKYVKKYQRDKLLNREDKISEEELTEVLQMAPRVEKIAIKDVKLRTFITQDADRSEMVAHVYDTTYGLIKKNTDTLVVLDDSIVRGTTLKQSILKILDRLGPKKVVVVSSAPQIRYPDCYGIDMSRMGEFVAFEAAISLLKEMDREDIILDVYQKCKDSAKLPKEEVKNYVKEIYSLFTDQQISDRIAQIITPKDIKCKVEVLYQTLDNLHIACPDHTGDWYFSGDYPTPGGNKVVNRAFVNWMEGKNQRAYM, from the coding sequence ATGAGCGATCAGATTAAACATGAATGCGGTGTGGCATTTATCCGCCTCTTAAAGCCACTGTCTTATTATCAGAAAAAGTACGGAACAGCTCTGTACGGCCTGAACAAGCTTTACCTTTTGATGGAAAAACAACATAACCGCGGCCAGGATGGCGCGGGGGTTGCCACCATTAAACTGGATATTGAGCCTGGCAAGCGGTACATCAGCAGGCACCGGTCAATGGCGTCAAATGCTGTTGCTGACATTTTTGAATACATCCAGAAGAAATTCGCTGATATTCAGAAAGAAGCACCCGAAAAACTGGCTGATACCGAATGGTTGAAGGAAAATGTAAGCTTTACCGGTGAGGTTTTGCTTGGGCACCTGAGATATGGCACCCATGGCAAAAATAGCATCGAAAGCTGTCACCCGTTTTTAAGGCAAAACAACTGGATGACCCGTAACCTGGTTATCGCCGGTAACTTTAACATGACCAATGTTGATGAGCTATTGCAACAGTTGTATGCCCTGGGGCAGCATCCTAAAGAAAGAGCAGATACTATAACCGTTCTTGAAAAAATCGGCCACTTCCTGGATACAGAGAACCAAGGCTTGTTTGATCAGTACAAACGCGAAGGTTTGGACGATAATATGGAGATCAGCAAACTTATAGCCAACGATATGGATGTAGCCAAAATACTTCGCAAATCGGCCAAAAACTGGGATGGTGGCTATACCATTGCCGGTATCATAGGTCATGGTGATGCCTTTGTAATGCGCGATCCGGTAGGTATCCGTCCAGCTTATTACTATTATAATGACGAGATAGTTGTTGCAGCTTCAGAGCGCCCGGCTATCCAAACAGCCTTTAATATACCTGTTGAAGATATCAAAGAGATCCGTCCTGGTCATGCCCTTATCGTTAAAAAGAACGGTAAAATAACCGAGGATATGTTCAGCGAACCATTGGAAAAGAAAGCCTGCTCCTTTGAGCGGATCTATTTTTCACGTGGCAGCGACTCATCTATCTACCGCGAACGTAAACAGTTGGGCCGATTACTTTGCCCACAGATATTGAATGCGGTTGATAATGATATTAAAAATACCGTATTCTCTTATATCCCAAACACCGCCGAGGTTGCTTTTTACGGTATGGTTGAAGGAATACATAAATACGTTAAAAAATACCAGCGCGATAAACTGCTTAACCGCGAGGACAAGATAAGTGAAGAAGAGTTAACAGAGGTATTGCAGATGGCACCGAGGGTTGAGAAAATTGCCATTAAAGATGTAAAACTGCGTACTTTTATTACCCAGGATGCTGATCGCAGTGAAATGGTTGCTCACGTATATGATACCACTTACGGCCTGATTAAAAAGAATACTGATACATTGGTAGTACTGGACGATTCGATTGTACGCGGCACCACGCTGAAACAAAGTATCCTGAAAATATTAGACAGATTAGGTCCTAAAAAGGTTGTTGTGGTTTCATCTGCTCCGCAGATTCGTTACCCAGATTGCTATGGTATTGATATGTCGCGTATGGGCGAATTCGTAGCTTTTGAGGCAGCGATCAGCCTGTTGAAAGAGATGGATCGCGAAGATATTATTCTGGATGTTTATCAGAAATGTAAGGATAGCGCCAAACTGCCAAAAGAAGAGGTGAAAAACTACGTAAAAGAGATTTACTCTTTATTTACCGATCAGCAAATTTCCGATCGTATAGCGCAGATCATTACACCAAAAGATATTAAATGTAAGGTAGAGGTTTTATATCAAACTTTAGATAACCTGCACATCGCCTGTCCGGATCATACCGGCGACTGGTATTTTAGCGGTGATTATCCAACTCCAGGCGGTAACAAGGTAGTTAACCGTGCTTTTGTAAACTGGATGGAAGGTAAAAACCAAAGAGCTTATATGTAA
- a CDS encoding mucoidy inhibitor MuiA family protein: MVNKHQCFYGKMHSHASLVYPAGLMAGSGKLTDDMYLTESMMFKKLSTAAVLLFMAMASKADEGQKIASKVQKVTVFLNGAQVTRTALVSVSPGTSTLVFGNMSPGIDVQSLQVSAGGEFTILSVKQELDFLNEESKQKQLVDLQAQQKMIRDKISLQNNMLSIYQEEATMLGKNQVVTGVNASLDVLKLKQALDFQTARLTEIKRKQQTVNDQVDALNTELQKYDRQIADITKGSSKATSNVLVTVSSKSALQSTFTLNYVVQNASWYPTYDIRAKNVNSPISITYKANVSQQSGEDWRNIKITLSTGNPSISGNKPELTPNYLNLGMYYSGNAGPITKVTGKIFEAGTSNGLAGVSIRVKGTSIGATSDAQGFYSLQVPPNSPDLAFNYIGYEVVERPANMPLINVTMSPSTNNLSEVVVTGYGAEDKRRLVGALSGSVSGIRIRGAASIQSIPVEVKPIENQTNVEFNIANPYSIPSDGKQYAVEIGQFDLNASYQYFVAPKVSTDVFLTAQLTNWNKYNFLSGEANLFFEGTFIGKSLINTQATADTLNLSLGTDKNIVVTRTLQKDLTERQSFGSNKKETRNWLIEVKNRKNQPVSLLVEDQIPVSQNSAIEVEQQEISGAKLDALTGKLSWNFMLNSQDNKKIQLKYQVKYPKNQSVIVQ; encoded by the coding sequence ATGGTGAATAAGCATCAATGCTTTTATGGAAAAATGCATAGCCATGCATCTTTAGTTTACCCAGCCGGTTTAATGGCAGGCTCGGGCAAATTAACAGATGATATGTATTTAACCGAAAGCATGATGTTTAAAAAATTATCTACCGCCGCAGTTCTTCTTTTTATGGCGATGGCATCCAAAGCCGATGAAGGACAAAAAATAGCTTCTAAAGTTCAAAAAGTTACCGTATTCCTAAACGGTGCGCAAGTAACGCGCACGGCGCTGGTTAGCGTGAGCCCGGGTACTTCTACATTAGTGTTCGGTAATATGTCGCCGGGTATAGATGTACAGAGCCTACAGGTGAGTGCCGGGGGGGAGTTTACCATACTTTCAGTGAAGCAGGAGCTCGACTTTTTGAATGAGGAATCCAAGCAAAAGCAACTGGTTGATCTGCAGGCACAGCAAAAAATGATCAGGGATAAAATATCCTTGCAAAATAATATGCTGTCCATTTACCAGGAAGAAGCTACCATGTTGGGGAAAAACCAGGTAGTAACCGGGGTGAATGCCAGTCTGGATGTTTTAAAACTTAAACAAGCACTCGACTTTCAAACGGCGCGTTTAACCGAGATTAAGAGAAAACAACAAACGGTTAATGATCAGGTTGATGCCCTGAACACGGAACTCCAAAAATATGATAGGCAAATTGCCGATATCACCAAAGGTAGTAGTAAAGCTACCAGTAATGTGCTGGTTACGGTTTCTTCAAAAAGCGCTTTGCAATCAACCTTTACACTGAATTATGTGGTGCAGAATGCCAGCTGGTACCCAACCTATGATATCCGGGCAAAAAACGTAAACAGTCCAATCAGTATTACTTACAAAGCCAATGTATCACAGCAAAGCGGCGAAGACTGGAGGAATATTAAAATAACGCTGTCCACAGGCAATCCAAGTATCAGTGGTAACAAACCGGAGCTTACCCCCAATTATTTAAACCTGGGTATGTACTATTCAGGTAATGCCGGACCTATTACTAAAGTAACCGGTAAAATATTTGAAGCTGGTACAAGTAATGGCTTAGCCGGTGTGAGTATCAGGGTTAAAGGTACATCTATCGGTGCGACCAGTGATGCCCAGGGATTTTATAGCTTGCAAGTACCACCAAACAGTCCTGATCTTGCCTTTAATTATATTGGGTATGAAGTCGTGGAACGACCAGCCAATATGCCGCTCATCAATGTAACCATGTCTCCATCGACTAATAATTTGAGTGAAGTGGTAGTAACAGGTTACGGAGCTGAAGATAAGCGGAGGTTAGTTGGTGCTTTATCCGGCAGCGTATCAGGCATCCGTATACGTGGCGCAGCCAGTATACAATCTATCCCGGTAGAAGTTAAACCTATTGAAAACCAAACCAACGTAGAGTTTAATATCGCCAATCCATACTCTATACCGAGTGATGGTAAACAATATGCTGTAGAGATAGGGCAGTTTGACCTGAACGCCAGTTACCAGTATTTTGTAGCGCCTAAGGTGAGCACCGATGTGTTTTTAACCGCGCAGCTAACCAACTGGAACAAGTATAATTTCCTTTCGGGCGAAGCTAATTTGTTTTTTGAAGGTACGTTTATTGGTAAATCACTCATCAATACACAAGCTACCGCCGATACGCTGAACCTTTCGTTAGGTACCGATAAAAACATTGTGGTAACCCGTACATTGCAAAAGGACCTGACCGAGCGCCAATCATTCGGTTCTAATAAAAAAGAAACACGCAACTGGCTCATCGAAGTGAAGAACCGCAAAAACCAACCCGTGAGTTTATTGGTGGAGGATCAGATACCGGTTTCGCAAAATTCGGCCATCGAGGTGGAGCAACAGGAAATATCCGGCGCGAAACTGGATGCCCTCACAGGTAAACTTTCCTGGAATTTCATGCTAAATTCGCAGGACAATAAGAAAATACAATTAAAGTACCAGGTTAAGTACCCTAAAAATCAATCTGTAATAGTTCAATAA
- a CDS encoding DUF1622 domain-containing protein, which produces MSSVLESISRIISYCSIAIICYGAALGLLKFIRNELKRFQNSFSLAKTVQIKIEVGYYLLLGLEFLIASDIIDTILNPSFNDLGILAGTVFIRTSLSFFLNKEIENVADNKPPKETK; this is translated from the coding sequence ATGAGCTCTGTACTCGAGTCTATATCACGTATAATCAGCTATTGCAGCATAGCCATTATCTGTTATGGCGCCGCGCTGGGTTTACTCAAATTTATCCGTAACGAACTTAAGCGCTTCCAAAACTCATTTTCATTAGCGAAGACCGTTCAGATCAAAATTGAAGTAGGCTATTACCTGTTGCTGGGACTCGAGTTTTTAATAGCATCTGACATTATTGATACTATCCTCAATCCATCATTTAATGATCTGGGAATATTAGCAGGCACCGTTTTTATCAGAACAAGCTTATCATTTTTCCTGAATAAAGAGATTGAAAACGTTGCTGATAATAAACCGCCAAAGGAAACAAAATAA
- a CDS encoding NADH-quinone oxidoreductase subunit N — MHDLLPHISASLSSVFGSIAFFMPEIYLALLFIVVMITDLIFGKRSLKLCRIVACAGLLLVMYLDLKQFALVADGGHLIFSNMLLLIRSGIFFKLIIDLLSFILLLYFSWDNKLNSHQKGLSDLYSIAIASVFGLHLMVMAVNLLSIYLAIEMVSIASYLMVAYRTENAFSTEAGLKYVLFGAASSAMMLYGISLLYGFSGSLDIIFHHTIEQLSGVNSVSTSFAMILVLIGIGFKLSFVPIHFWVPDVYQGASTPVTAYLSTVPKIAAFALLINFLSPFMFTGLWTGFNMSIALSVIGIVTMIAGNFAAVLQTNIKRMLAYSSIGHTGFALMAVVVLSLQSVSVLTYYLLVYALANIGALALATYFTNETGAEDVEDYRGFGLKYPIASVCFVIILISLTGLPVTAGFTGKLFVFSAVYGVYQQTHSIWLLLLMITGALTTVVSLFYYIKIPLNLFLKRKEMAEISNKKSVNLLVLSIFISFILILLGIFPHWVLQVL; from the coding sequence ATGCACGATCTGCTACCTCATATATCCGCATCTTTATCATCTGTTTTTGGCAGCATAGCCTTTTTTATGCCCGAGATTTACCTGGCATTGCTGTTTATTGTAGTGATGATAACCGACCTGATATTTGGGAAGCGATCTTTAAAACTGTGCCGTATAGTAGCCTGTGCAGGTTTACTGCTGGTAATGTACCTCGACCTGAAACAGTTTGCACTGGTGGCTGATGGCGGGCATTTGATATTCAGTAATATGCTGCTGCTTATTCGCAGCGGCATATTTTTTAAACTGATCATTGATCTGTTGTCGTTTATCCTGTTGTTATATTTTAGCTGGGATAATAAGCTTAACAGTCACCAAAAAGGATTGTCTGATCTGTATTCTATTGCCATAGCATCCGTATTCGGTTTGCATTTAATGGTGATGGCGGTGAATTTGTTATCTATTTACCTGGCTATTGAAATGGTATCCATAGCGTCATACCTCATGGTAGCTTATCGTACCGAAAATGCTTTCAGCACCGAAGCTGGTTTAAAATATGTACTGTTCGGGGCCGCGTCATCAGCTATGATGCTGTATGGTATCTCCTTGTTGTATGGCTTTAGCGGTTCATTGGATATTATATTTCACCATACTATTGAGCAACTATCAGGAGTTAATTCTGTCAGTACATCCTTTGCCATGATCCTGGTTTTAATAGGTATTGGTTTTAAATTATCCTTTGTCCCCATCCATTTTTGGGTACCCGATGTATACCAGGGAGCAAGCACACCAGTTACTGCATACTTATCAACTGTACCTAAAATAGCGGCCTTTGCCTTGCTCATTAATTTCCTTTCGCCGTTTATGTTTACCGGACTTTGGACCGGCTTTAATATGAGTATAGCGCTTTCTGTAATCGGTATAGTTACCATGATAGCCGGCAACTTTGCAGCGGTGTTACAAACCAATATCAAAAGGATGCTGGCCTACTCCAGTATCGGTCATACCGGTTTTGCGCTTATGGCGGTTGTAGTTTTATCCTTACAAAGCGTATCGGTATTAACATACTACTTATTGGTATATGCCTTGGCCAATATCGGCGCCCTGGCACTGGCCACCTACTTTACCAACGAAACCGGTGCCGAAGATGTGGAAGATTATCGCGGATTTGGTCTTAAATACCCCATAGCCTCCGTTTGTTTTGTGATTATCCTCATATCGCTAACCGGTTTGCCGGTAACCGCCGGTTTTACCGGGAAATTGTTCGTGTTTTCGGCAGTTTATGGAGTTTATCAGCAAACGCATAGTATCTGGCTTCTGTTATTAATGATTACCGGCGCGCTTACTACAGTTGTTTCGCTGTTTTACTATATCAAGATCCCTCTCAATTTATTTCTGAAAAGAAAGGAAATGGCCGAAATAAGCAATAAAAAATCTGTGAATTTGCTTGTTTTGTCAATATTCATAAGTTTTATCCTGATTTTGCTTGGTATTTTTCCTCATTGGGTACTTCAGGTGCTCTAA
- a CDS encoding complex I subunit 4 family protein, with product MNILTLLLLVPVLFGLIIMVLPSSVRGCFKYLTLVATLIQLGISIWMYLHFKTGAAYGGINHEDQFQFVQKLPWISLNLGSMGKMQIDYFVGIDGMSISLLVMTSLVMVIATLSSWEIKSNLKGFFLLFLLLDMAVIGVFCALDFFLFYLFYELMLLPLYFLIGMWGGARREYAAIKFFLYTLFGSVFMLLVMVGLYLSVTDPATGNHTFNIIQMMNPANYNAQSVFSIAGHQTILGMPARTVGFVVLFIAFAIKVPVVPLHTWLPDAHVEAPTPVSIILAGILLKIGGYGIIRICLGIFPEVATSGAFWLGLLGVISILYGAFNALAQKDLKRMIAYSSVSHMGFVLLGIASQTAEGVSGAIMQMVSHGFLSTMLFFLVGVLYNRVHDRGINHFRGLGTLMPQYTAFVMIAFFASLGLPGFSAFVAEAFSLTGAFKSPTVNGLLPYWMAVCGSIGILLSAAYFLWTLQRMFFGTESLKGGNVWKIALTDLNLREKLTLAPLALIALALGIMPSLVFDKINDSVLAFVQFLQLK from the coding sequence ATGAATATATTAACCTTACTATTACTGGTACCTGTACTGTTCGGCCTTATCATTATGGTGCTGCCGTCGTCTGTGCGGGGCTGCTTTAAGTACCTCACGCTAGTGGCTACGCTGATACAATTAGGCATCAGCATATGGATGTACCTGCATTTTAAAACGGGTGCGGCTTATGGTGGTATCAATCATGAGGATCAGTTCCAGTTTGTGCAAAAACTTCCCTGGATTTCCCTTAACCTGGGCAGCATGGGCAAAATGCAGATCGATTATTTTGTAGGTATCGATGGCATGTCTATCAGTCTGCTGGTGATGACATCATTGGTGATGGTTATCGCTACGCTGTCGTCATGGGAGATCAAGAGTAACCTGAAAGGTTTCTTCCTGCTGTTTTTATTGCTGGATATGGCGGTTATCGGCGTGTTCTGCGCGTTGGATTTCTTCCTGTTTTACTTGTTTTATGAACTGATGCTGCTGCCGTTATATTTTCTCATCGGGATGTGGGGCGGCGCACGCAGGGAATATGCAGCTATCAAATTTTTCCTGTATACCTTATTCGGTTCGGTGTTTATGCTGCTGGTGATGGTAGGCTTGTACCTATCGGTGACCGATCCGGCAACGGGCAACCATACTTTTAATATTATTCAGATGATGAATCCCGCTAATTACAATGCACAATCTGTGTTTTCCATAGCCGGTCATCAAACCATATTGGGCATGCCCGCACGTACGGTTGGCTTTGTGGTCTTATTCATCGCCTTTGCCATCAAAGTACCGGTGGTGCCTCTGCATACTTGGCTGCCTGATGCGCATGTGGAAGCGCCAACCCCGGTATCTATCATATTAGCAGGTATCCTGCTCAAAATAGGGGGATATGGTATCATTCGCATTTGTTTGGGCATCTTCCCCGAGGTGGCCACCTCCGGCGCGTTCTGGCTGGGACTACTTGGCGTGATCTCCATTTTATATGGCGCTTTCAACGCCCTCGCTCAAAAGGACCTGAAACGCATGATTGCTTACTCCTCGGTATCACATATGGGTTTTGTGCTCTTAGGAATCGCCTCACAAACCGCCGAAGGTGTTAGCGGAGCAATAATGCAAATGGTAAGTCATGGATTTTTATCAACCATGCTGTTCTTTTTGGTGGGCGTGCTGTACAACAGGGTGCATGACAGGGGTATTAACCATTTCCGGGGATTGGGTACTCTAATGCCGCAATACACAGCTTTTGTGATGATCGCTTTTTTTGCGTCGCTTGGTTTACCGGGCTTTTCGGCATTTGTGGCCGAGGCATTTTCTTTAACCGGAGCTTTTAAATCGCCAACAGTAAATGGCTTGTTGCCGTACTGGATGGCCGTTTGTGGCTCGATAGGTATATTGCTAAGCGCCGCCTATTTCTTGTGGACACTGCAGCGCATGTTTTTTGGCACCGAATCATTAAAAGGCGGTAACGTTTGGAAAATAGCTTTAACCGATCTGAATCTGCGCGAAAAACTGACACTGGCACCACTGGCACTGATAGCCCTGGCTTTAGGAATCATGCCTTCGCTGGTTTTTGATAAGATCAATGATTCTGTGCTGGCCTTTGTCCAGTTTTTACAGCTTAAATAA
- a CDS encoding alpha-ketoglutarate-dependent dioxygenase AlkB family protein — MNADNQLNIFNPARHNLLPFDGEVFLYPNFYQEDGVYDVFEELKHSILWKQDKMKIYGKSVNFPRLTSWYADGGKIYTYSGVVNTPLPFTPLLLQIKMAAEQQCNKQFNSALLNFYRNGEDSMGWHSDNEKELSDNPVIASASFGATRAFQFKHKQQKNAKISTALSNGSLLIMQGETQHHWLHQVPKITGDTGPRINITFRDIKY; from the coding sequence ATGAATGCCGATAATCAATTAAATATATTTAACCCGGCCCGTCATAACCTTTTGCCGTTTGATGGGGAGGTATTCTTATATCCCAATTTTTACCAGGAGGATGGTGTTTATGATGTGTTTGAGGAGTTGAAACATTCCATTTTGTGGAAACAGGATAAGATGAAAATCTATGGAAAATCGGTCAATTTTCCGCGCCTTACTTCCTGGTATGCCGATGGCGGCAAAATTTATACTTATTCGGGCGTGGTAAATACACCGCTGCCATTTACACCGCTGTTACTCCAGATCAAAATGGCAGCCGAGCAGCAATGCAATAAGCAATTTAATTCGGCCCTGCTTAACTTTTACCGCAATGGCGAAGACAGCATGGGTTGGCACAGTGATAATGAAAAAGAACTGAGCGATAACCCGGTTATCGCCTCGGCATCGTTCGGAGCCACGCGTGCTTTTCAATTTAAACACAAACAACAAAAAAACGCCAAAATATCCACGGCACTCAGTAATGGCAGTCTGCTAATTATGCAGGGTGAGACACAGCATCACTGGCTGCACCAGGTGCCCAAAATCACTGGCGATACAGGTCCGCGTATCAATATTACTTTCAGGGATATTAAATATTAA
- a CDS encoding ammonium transporter, with the protein MKRYFPFLVILVILVLTFLFPSVEFKNSGDPHFNTGDIAWMLMSTALVLIMTPGLAFFYGGMVNKKNVISTMLQSIVCMVIITVMWGIFGFSLAFGDSFYGIIGNPSTYFMMKGMLGNATWKAAPTIPLLLFAMYQLKFAIITPALITGAFAERIRFNSYIIFLCLFSIFIFSPLAHCTWHPDGILAKFGVLDFAGGTVVHMSAGWAALASAIYLKRRNEANHSPARITYVMIGTGLLWFGWFGFNAGSAFGANALAVTALATSTTASAAGGITWIFFDMLRGRKPSAMGTCIGAVVGLVAITPAAGFVTVPHSLAIGIISAVVSNLVVEWRTRTSIDDTLDVFPCHGVGGMVGMLLTGVFANQHVNAGNVTGNGLFFGETHLFIVQLVALVCVSIFSFFGSLLLLKITDMISPLRVSAEEEVVGLDISQHGEKL; encoded by the coding sequence ATGAAACGGTATTTTCCTTTCTTAGTAATTCTTGTCATTTTAGTACTAACTTTTCTTTTTCCATCTGTAGAATTCAAAAATTCTGGCGATCCTCACTTTAACACCGGCGATATTGCCTGGATGTTGATGTCGACGGCTCTGGTTTTGATCATGACACCCGGTCTTGCCTTTTTTTACGGAGGGATGGTTAACAAAAAGAATGTAATATCAACCATGCTGCAGAGCATTGTTTGCATGGTAATTATTACGGTGATGTGGGGCATATTTGGCTTTAGTTTAGCTTTTGGCGATAGTTTTTATGGTATCATCGGTAACCCCTCTACTTATTTTATGATGAAGGGTATGCTGGGTAATGCCACCTGGAAAGCAGCGCCAACCATTCCGTTACTGTTATTCGCCATGTACCAGCTTAAATTCGCTATCATTACGCCCGCGTTAATCACCGGTGCCTTTGCCGAGCGGATCCGTTTCAACTCATACATTATATTCCTTTGTCTGTTCTCGATATTTATATTTTCGCCGCTGGCACATTGCACCTGGCACCCGGATGGCATACTGGCCAAATTTGGTGTGCTGGATTTTGCCGGTGGTACCGTGGTACATATGTCGGCCGGCTGGGCCGCTTTAGCTTCGGCTATCTATTTAAAACGTCGCAACGAGGCTAATCATTCACCTGCACGTATTACTTATGTAATGATTGGTACAGGGCTTTTATGGTTCGGTTGGTTCGGGTTTAACGCGGGCTCGGCATTTGGTGCCAACGCCTTAGCTGTTACCGCTTTAGCAACCAGTACCACAGCATCTGCAGCTGGTGGTATTACCTGGATATTTTTTGATATGCTGCGCGGGCGCAAACCTTCAGCTATGGGTACCTGTATTGGTGCCGTAGTGGGCCTGGTAGCCATTACACCAGCAGCCGGGTTTGTTACCGTGCCGCATTCACTAGCCATTGGCATCATATCGGCCGTGGTAAGTAACCTGGTAGTTGAATGGCGCACACGTACTTCTATTGATGATACGCTGGATGTATTCCCTTGCCATGGTGTTGGTGGTATGGTAGGTATGTTGCTTACCGGTGTTTTTGCCAATCAGCATGTAAATGCAGGAAATGTAACCGGGAACGGCTTGTTTTTTGGCGAAACACATTTGTTTATTGTGCAATTAGTGGCGCTTGTGTGTGTGTCCATATTCTCGTTCTTTGGCTCATTGCTGTTGCTGAAAATTACAGATATGATATCGCCATTAAGGGTTTCGGCCGAGGAGGAAGTGGTAGGTCTGGACATCAGCCAGCATGGCGAAAAACTATAA